The Chitinophagales bacterium genome has a segment encoding these proteins:
- a CDS encoding type II toxin-antitoxin system RelE/ParE family toxin codes for MAKRIIIWTKTADIQYVGILEYWLKRNKSNTYPKKLIQLVANRTKLIAEKPFLYKSVNYNELRVTSLGSYSIYYKVYNDKIIITAFWDNRQDPKKLLKILTKNK; via the coding sequence ATGGCTAAACGCATTATAATTTGGACTAAAACAGCTGATATCCAATATGTTGGCATTTTAGAATATTGGTTGAAAAGAAATAAATCTAATACTTATCCAAAAAAACTAATTCAATTAGTTGCTAATAGAACAAAATTAATTGCAGAAAAACCTTTTCTATACAAATCTGTAAATTATAATGAATTAAGAGTAACTTCATTAGGCAGTTATAGCATTTATTATAAAGTATATAATGACAAGATTATTATTACAGCTTTCTGGGACAATAGACAAGATCCTAAAAAACTTTTAAAAATATTAACTAAAAACAAATAA
- the cas9 gene encoding type II CRISPR RNA-guided endonuclease Cas9 (Cas9, originally named Csn1, is the large, multifunctional signature protein of type II CRISPR/Cas systems. It is well known even to general audiences because its RNA-guided endonuclease activity has made it a popular tool for custom editing of eukaryotic genomes.) — MKTILGLDLGTNSIGWALVKEAENANETSSIIKLGVRVIPLTIDEQTNFEKGKSITTNADRTNKRSARRNLQRFKLRRQELIKVLIENKIINKDDVLIEDGKNTTYETLKLRAKSATEKIELDELARVLLMINKKRGYKSSRKAKSTDEGSLIDGMAVAKKLYDENLTVGQFVYQLLSSGKKYIPTFYNSDLIHEFNQIWKFQSQFYTELFTNELYEKLKNKNSGQTWKILQEHWNLVGIQQKGNATQKKLEKYKWRTDALSTQLDLEIIAIVLQEINKEISSSSGYLGNISDRSKELYFNKQTVGQYLHNSISKNKHQSLKNKVFYRQDYLDEFEQIWETQAKHYSILTNQLKEDIRDIIIFYQRKLKSQKSLISLCEFEQKEITIKDKGIEKKIIVGSKVIPKSSPIFQEFKIWQILNNVIIKHKTEKTKYVLSEEDKETLFKELNLRGKLSEAEVLKLLNINTKEFETNYKKGIEGNNTNKSFYNVFQVIVENEGYGFDWNKKSADEINEELKAILPTIGIKPEILFFDSEADTKQASYQFWHLLYSAQDDDKISAADKLIYGDTDVALKKNLHTKFGIPIQYTNLFCSINFSDDYGSLSYKAINKILPKLKEGYEYSEACELVGYNHSNSKTKEDIENKAIQSSIPLLKKNSLRNPVVEKILNQMINLVNEVIENYGNPDEIRIELARELKSSAKEREELTAYINEANIKHQEIIKILKSNPYNIKNPTKNDIIRYKLYEELATNGYKDLYTDTKINAEDLFSKKIDIEHIIPKAKLFDDSFSNKTLAFRQNNLDKKDQTAIDYITRVLPENVEKFKNTLKMLLEKKVISKAKYNKLLMTETEIPSDFINRDLRDTQYIAKKAKELLNTVSKTVVSTTGKITDKLREDWDLINIMKELNLPKYKAVGLTNIIETKDNQQKEVITDWTKRNDHRHHAMDALTVAFTTHNHIQYINNLNAANEESKPLFAIRNKITKRLIDSNGNHKRLFIPPMEKFREEAKEHIESILISFKAKNKVVTRNINKSKKKGKYAFNKKTQLTPRGQLHKETVYALSKKIVIKEEKINASFDIDKINKACNKTYKNLLLKRLEENNNDAKKAFTGKNALSKNPIYIDDKKEKVLPETIKLKYLEDNYTIRKDINKDLKIEKVVDGKIRKILQKRLDEFNGKADKAFADLENNPIWLNKEKDIQIKRVTISGISNALPLHHKKDHKGNLLLDDNNQPIPNDFISTGNNHHVAIYKDADGNLQETVISFFEAVERANQKLPIIDKTYNKDIGWQFLFTMKQNEMFVFPSDDFNPHEIDLMDEKNNAIISKHLFRVQKFTIKDYFFRHHLETTVENNNTLKNITWIRCGLNGLENIIKIRTNHLGKIIQIGEY; from the coding sequence ATGAAAACTATATTAGGATTAGATTTGGGAACCAATAGCATTGGCTGGGCTTTGGTAAAAGAAGCAGAAAATGCCAATGAAACTTCTAGCATTATAAAATTAGGTGTTCGAGTTATTCCTTTAACTATTGATGAACAAACTAACTTTGAAAAAGGAAAATCTATTACTACAAATGCAGATAGAACGAATAAAAGAAGTGCAAGAAGAAATTTACAACGATTTAAACTGAGAAGACAAGAATTAATTAAGGTATTAATAGAAAATAAAATAATTAATAAAGATGATGTATTAATTGAAGATGGCAAAAACACTACATATGAAACACTTAAATTAAGAGCAAAATCTGCTACAGAAAAAATTGAATTGGATGAATTAGCAAGAGTATTATTAATGATTAATAAAAAAAGAGGTTATAAAAGTAGTAGAAAGGCAAAAAGTACAGATGAAGGAAGTTTAATTGATGGTATGGCTGTTGCTAAAAAACTGTACGATGAAAACTTAACTGTTGGTCAATTTGTATATCAATTATTAAGTAGTGGAAAAAAATATATACCAACATTTTATAATTCAGATTTAATACATGAATTTAATCAAATTTGGAAATTTCAATCGCAGTTTTATACAGAATTATTTACTAATGAACTTTACGAAAAATTAAAAAATAAAAATAGTGGACAAACTTGGAAAATATTACAAGAACATTGGAATTTAGTAGGCATTCAACAAAAAGGAAATGCAACTCAAAAGAAACTAGAAAAATATAAATGGAGAACAGATGCATTAAGCACTCAATTAGATTTAGAAATCATTGCTATAGTATTGCAAGAAATTAATAAAGAAATTAGTTCGAGCAGTGGTTACTTAGGAAATATTAGTGATAGAAGTAAAGAATTATACTTCAACAAACAAACAGTTGGTCAGTATTTACATAATAGTATCTCTAAAAACAAACACCAATCATTAAAAAATAAAGTTTTTTATAGACAAGATTACTTAGATGAGTTTGAACAGATTTGGGAAACACAAGCAAAACATTACTCAATACTTACTAATCAATTAAAAGAAGACATAAGAGATATTATTATATTTTACCAACGAAAATTAAAATCACAAAAAAGTTTAATTAGTTTGTGTGAGTTTGAGCAAAAAGAAATTACAATTAAAGATAAAGGCATAGAGAAAAAAATTATAGTTGGTAGTAAAGTAATTCCAAAGTCCTCTCCTATTTTTCAAGAATTTAAAATATGGCAAATACTAAACAATGTAATAATAAAACACAAAACAGAAAAAACAAAATATGTATTGAGTGAAGAAGACAAAGAAACATTATTTAAAGAATTAAATTTACGAGGCAAACTCAGCGAAGCAGAAGTATTGAAACTTTTAAATATTAATACAAAAGAATTTGAAACTAATTATAAAAAAGGAATAGAAGGTAATAACACCAATAAATCTTTTTATAATGTTTTTCAAGTAATTGTAGAAAACGAAGGTTATGGTTTTGATTGGAATAAAAAATCAGCAGATGAAATAAATGAAGAACTAAAAGCTATTTTGCCAACCATAGGTATTAAACCAGAAATTTTATTTTTTGATAGTGAAGCAGATACCAAACAAGCAAGTTATCAATTCTGGCATTTATTGTATTCAGCTCAAGATGATGATAAAATTTCAGCAGCAGATAAATTAATTTATGGAGATACAGATGTAGCACTTAAGAAAAATCTTCACACTAAATTTGGCATTCCTATTCAATATACTAATCTATTTTGTAGCATTAATTTTTCAGATGATTATGGAAGTTTATCTTATAAAGCTATTAATAAAATTTTACCTAAATTAAAAGAAGGATACGAATATTCTGAAGCATGTGAATTAGTTGGATATAATCATTCTAATTCAAAAACAAAAGAGGATATTGAAAACAAAGCAATTCAATCATCTATTCCCTTATTAAAGAAAAACAGTTTAAGAAATCCAGTAGTAGAAAAAATATTAAACCAAATGATCAATTTGGTAAATGAAGTAATAGAAAACTATGGAAATCCAGATGAAATTAGAATAGAATTAGCACGAGAACTAAAAAGTTCTGCGAAAGAAAGAGAAGAACTTACAGCATACATTAATGAAGCAAATATTAAACATCAAGAAATAATAAAGATACTAAAAAGTAATCCATACAATATAAAAAATCCTACAAAAAATGATATAATAAGATACAAATTATATGAAGAATTAGCAACTAATGGTTATAAAGATTTATATACAGATACTAAAATTAATGCAGAAGATTTATTTTCTAAAAAAATAGATATAGAACACATCATCCCAAAAGCAAAATTATTTGACGATTCTTTTTCGAACAAAACACTAGCTTTCAGACAAAACAACTTAGATAAAAAAGACCAAACAGCTATCGATTACATTACTAGAGTATTGCCAGAGAATGTAGAAAAATTTAAAAACACTTTAAAAATGCTCTTAGAAAAAAAGGTAATTTCTAAAGCAAAGTATAATAAACTATTAATGACAGAAACAGAAATTCCATCAGATTTTATAAATAGAGATTTAAGAGATACACAATACATTGCAAAAAAAGCAAAAGAATTATTAAATACAGTAAGCAAAACCGTAGTAAGTACTACAGGTAAAATTACAGATAAATTAAGAGAAGATTGGGATTTAATTAATATAATGAAAGAATTAAACTTACCAAAATATAAAGCAGTTGGCTTAACTAATATTATTGAAACCAAAGACAATCAACAAAAAGAAGTGATTACCGATTGGACAAAAAGAAATGATCATCGTCATCATGCAATGGATGCACTAACAGTTGCCTTTACAACACATAATCATATACAATATATAAACAACTTAAATGCAGCTAACGAAGAAAGCAAACCATTATTTGCTATTAGAAATAAAATTACAAAAAGACTAATAGATAGTAACGGAAACCATAAACGACTATTTATTCCACCAATGGAAAAATTTAGAGAAGAAGCAAAAGAACATATAGAAAGTATATTAATATCATTTAAAGCAAAAAACAAAGTCGTAACAAGAAATATCAACAAATCAAAAAAGAAAGGCAAGTATGCATTTAATAAAAAAACTCAATTAACGCCAAGAGGTCAGTTACATAAAGAAACTGTATACGCATTAAGTAAAAAAATAGTTATAAAAGAAGAAAAAATAAATGCAAGTTTTGATATAGATAAAATAAATAAAGCATGTAATAAAACATACAAAAATTTATTATTAAAAAGATTAGAAGAAAATAATAACGATGCCAAAAAAGCATTTACAGGAAAAAATGCACTGAGCAAAAATCCAATTTACATTGATGATAAAAAAGAAAAAGTGCTTCCAGAAACTATAAAGCTAAAATACTTAGAAGATAATTATACTATACGAAAAGACATCAACAAAGATTTAAAAATAGAAAAAGTGGTAGATGGAAAAATAAGAAAAATACTACAAAAAAGATTAGATGAGTTTAATGGCAAAGCAGATAAAGCATTCGCAGATCTAGAAAATAATCCAATATGGTTAAATAAAGAGAAAGACATACAAATTAAAAGAGTAACCATTTCAGGAATAAGTAATGCATTGCCTTTACATCATAAAAAAGATCATAAAGGAAATTTATTACTTGATGATAATAACCAACCAATACCAAACGATTTTATAAGCACAGGCAATAACCATCATGTAGCTATTTATAAAGATGCAGATGGAAACTTACAAGAAACTGTAATTTCTTTTTTTGAAGCTGTAGAAAGAGCCAATCAAAAATTACCAATTATAGATAAAACATATAACAAAGATATAGGTTGGCAGTTTTTATTTACAATGAAACAAAATGAAATGTTTGTATTTCCATCAGATGATTTTAATCCACATGAAATTGATTTAATGGACGAAAAAAACAATGCAATAATAAGTAAACACTTATTTAGAGTGCAAAAATTTACGATTAAGGATTATTTTTTCAGACATCATTTAGAAACAACTGTAGAAAATAATAATACATTAAAAAACATCACATGGATTAGATGTGGATTAAATGGATTAGAAAATATAATTAAAATAAGAACAAATCATCTTGGAAAAATTATACAAATTGGAGAATACTAG
- a CDS encoding DUF4407 domain-containing protein, translating into MTQKTNNLNQNTNTTSNQSDSILWWFSTAVKDIIKDCTSDSNKYKIIGVAVAFTWLYATLAWTYFWSTNLDNPILYILLGIFMGGFVLAIDRVLISSINKVRNNILAIILRIAMAICLGAFLAQPIVMLIYSSDIDREIPLLIDQQKMEKKTEIEKLFETRKAEILKNKASIDSSISTKAEEVESKNSEYLKEIDGTGGSGNYGIAGIAKAKKQAYNDASNELEQLKSSNKTALDNINNELAEINNNINERFADYEKNINTNGFLIRHEALQSLLAKDKTNALRQQYYLLIIILTLFELIPIISKLFLSSPVYDSKLNDREQYEIQLSKQNIEKELTLKESYNETANQHDIELIKELFIKSQPERKTKIETLLKHWQSDDTKSFDDLWQSFKAEILSKEEN; encoded by the coding sequence ATGACACAAAAAACAAATAATCTCAATCAAAATACAAATACAACATCAAATCAAAGTGATAGTATTTTGTGGTGGTTTTCTACTGCTGTAAAAGACATTATTAAAGATTGCACTTCAGACAGTAACAAGTACAAAATTATAGGTGTTGCAGTTGCATTTACTTGGCTGTACGCAACTTTAGCTTGGACATACTTTTGGAGTACCAATTTAGATAATCCAATATTATATATATTGCTTGGGATTTTTATGGGTGGATTTGTCTTAGCTATCGACCGAGTTTTAATTAGTTCTATTAATAAAGTACGAAACAATATTTTAGCTATTATTTTACGAATAGCAATGGCAATTTGTTTAGGTGCATTTTTAGCACAACCAATTGTTATGCTCATTTATAGTAGTGATATTGACAGAGAAATTCCATTGTTGATAGACCAACAAAAAATGGAAAAGAAAACAGAAATTGAAAAATTATTTGAAACCAGAAAAGCAGAGATTCTAAAAAACAAAGCCAGTATCGATTCTTCAATCAGTACAAAAGCAGAAGAAGTTGAAAGTAAAAACAGCGAATACTTAAAAGAAATTGACGGAACTGGTGGTTCTGGAAACTATGGAATTGCAGGCATTGCCAAAGCTAAAAAACAAGCTTATAATGATGCTTCGAATGAATTAGAGCAACTAAAATCATCTAACAAAACAGCGTTAGACAATATCAATAATGAGCTTGCAGAGATTAATAACAACATTAACGAACGATTTGCAGATTATGAAAAAAATATCAACACCAATGGCTTTTTAATACGACACGAAGCACTACAATCTTTATTAGCAAAAGATAAAACCAATGCATTGCGACAACAGTACTATTTATTAATTATTATATTAACTTTATTTGAATTAATACCAATCATCAGTAAGTTATTTTTATCATCACCAGTTTACGATTCTAAATTAAATGACAGAGAACAATATGAAATTCAACTATCTAAACAAAATATAGAGAAAGAATTAACCCTAAAAGAAAGTTATAACGAAACAGCAAACCAACATGATATAGAATTAATAAAAGAGTTATTTATAAAAAGTCAACCAGAAAGAAAAACTAAAATTGAAACACTATTAAAGCATTGGCAAAGTGACGATACCAAATCATTTGATGATTTATGGCAAAGTTTTAAAGCAGAAATACTTTCCAAAGAAGAAAATTGA
- a CDS encoding transporter substrate-binding domain-containing protein, with the protein MLEEFSKKKVYLSAISFIALVAVYAFIFFQKKNTNTIHYQQNIDLQQIKERGYLKAITEINAISYFDYRGQFIGYDYELAKQLAKQLGVNLQMVVAKNHDEAIQMLAEGKGDIIVNGFSEIMDKQLLLTNPYRKTEQVIVQTNDAKIINSADSSFSNHIKIDNITELNNKIIYIRNNSDYYHNIKSIADTLGLQLDLRLITDDRSTEDLIRAVANNEIEFTIANKDLALINQSYYNNLNIDLTLGKAKDLSFVVRKSSPALLVAVNDWLAKFMNSPTQKEIYNKYFNTNKNNLEYLNTKDLAANQISAYDDIIKAYANAIQWDWRLVAALIYQESKFNPYAKSWAGAKGLMQLMPKTAQSMGLSGNAYEAESNIRAGTKYLQTLKAMWQNIPDFTQRIKFILASYNAGPGHVKDAARLAKKYGFDETKWDGNVEYFILYKSNPKFYNDAVVQYGYCRGTETFNYVKNIIKKYFYYSNNYTDTIANFNLEDINNIPFKGIDGVYDPTTGLQLNSTRQEIFISEKLFESQKDLIPKNPKDNPFNQPKKELFKKNELKSKEKLFENKQELFTKDSSSSGSLIPKNNGQINQLEER; encoded by the coding sequence ATGTTAGAAGAATTTAGTAAAAAGAAAGTATATCTAAGTGCTATTTCTTTTATAGCACTAGTTGCAGTGTATGCTTTCATTTTCTTTCAAAAAAAGAATACCAATACTATTCACTATCAACAAAATATAGATTTACAACAAATAAAAGAAAGAGGTTATTTAAAAGCCATTACAGAAATTAATGCTATTTCTTATTTCGATTATAGAGGTCAATTTATTGGTTACGATTACGAACTAGCGAAACAATTAGCCAAACAGCTTGGTGTTAATTTACAAATGGTAGTTGCTAAAAATCATGATGAAGCAATACAAATGTTGGCTGAAGGTAAAGGTGATATTATAGTAAACGGTTTTTCTGAAATTATGGACAAACAGTTGTTACTAACCAATCCGTATAGAAAAACAGAACAAGTTATTGTACAAACCAACGATGCTAAAATTATAAATTCAGCAGACTCTTCATTTAGCAATCACATAAAAATAGATAATATTACAGAATTAAACAATAAAATAATTTATATTAGAAATAATTCTGACTATTATCACAATATAAAAAGCATAGCAGATACTTTAGGATTGCAATTAGACTTACGATTAATTACTGATGATAGAAGTACCGAAGATTTAATTCGTGCAGTTGCCAACAACGAAATTGAATTTACCATTGCTAACAAAGACCTAGCACTTATCAATCAGAGTTACTATAATAATTTAAATATAGACTTGACTTTAGGAAAAGCCAAAGACTTAAGTTTTGTAGTACGAAAATCATCGCCAGCATTATTAGTTGCTGTAAACGATTGGCTAGCAAAATTTATGAATAGTCCAACACAGAAAGAAATTTATAATAAATATTTCAATACTAATAAAAATAATTTAGAATATTTAAATACTAAAGATTTAGCAGCCAATCAAATTTCTGCTTACGATGACATTATAAAAGCGTATGCTAATGCAATTCAATGGGATTGGCGTTTAGTGGCGGCACTAATTTATCAAGAATCTAAATTTAATCCATATGCAAAATCATGGGCTGGAGCAAAAGGACTAATGCAATTAATGCCAAAAACAGCACAATCTATGGGTTTATCTGGTAATGCCTATGAAGCAGAAAGTAATATTAGAGCAGGAACAAAATATTTGCAAACACTAAAAGCTATGTGGCAAAATATTCCAGATTTTACACAACGCATCAAATTTATTCTAGCTTCTTATAATGCTGGTCCAGGTCATGTTAAAGATGCAGCACGACTAGCAAAAAAATATGGCTTTGACGAAACTAAATGGGATGGCAATGTAGAATATTTCATTTTATATAAATCTAATCCTAAATTTTATAACGATGCAGTAGTACAATATGGTTACTGTAGAGGAACAGAAACATTTAATTATGTTAAAAATATTATTAAAAAATATTTTTATTATTCAAATAATTATACCGATACCATTGCTAATTTCAATTTAGAAGACATTAATAATATACCATTTAAAGGTATAGATGGTGTTTATGATCCAACTACTGGTTTACAACTCAACAGTACACGACAAGAAATTTTTATATCAGAAAAACTATTTGAAAGTCAGAAGGATTTAATACCAAAAAATCCAAAAGACAATCCATTCAATCAACCCAAAAAAGAGTTGTTTAAAAAGAACGAATTAAAAAGCAAAGAAAAACTCTTTGAAAACAAACAAGAGTTATTTACAAAAGATTCTAGTAGCAGTGGCTCACTAATTCCAAAAAACAATGGTCAGATTAATCAATTAGAAGAAAGGTAA
- a CDS encoding GNAT family N-acetyltransferase, protein MQIHINDNLVLKSVQLQDASAVFNLIENSRVTLSEWLPWVKHTNTIDDVQNYFLSCINRLENNNGFDLCIHYNNSIVGLIGLHKIDHQNKLTSIGYWLDNEYHGKGIMTKAVDALCNYCFNELQLNRIEIACATENTKSQNIPKRLGFTLEGTLRQRELLNGKFIDHYLFALLQK, encoded by the coding sequence ATTCAAATACATATTAATGATAATTTAGTTTTGAAAAGTGTCCAGTTACAAGATGCTAGTGCTGTTTTTAATCTTATTGAAAACTCAAGAGTTACACTTAGCGAATGGTTGCCTTGGGTAAAACACACCAACACCATAGATGATGTACAAAACTATTTTCTGTCGTGTATTAATAGATTAGAGAACAACAATGGTTTTGATTTATGCATTCATTATAATAATAGCATCGTCGGACTCATTGGTTTGCATAAAATAGATCATCAAAATAAATTAACTTCTATTGGTTATTGGTTAGACAATGAATATCATGGCAAAGGCATTATGACTAAAGCTGTTGATGCATTGTGTAATTACTGTTTTAATGAACTTCAACTCAACAGAATTGAAATTGCTTGTGCTACTGAAAATACAAAGAGTCAAAACATACCAAAACGACTTGGTTTTACACTAGAAGGTACACTACGACAAAGAGAATTGTTGAATGGTAAATTTATAGATCATTATTTGTTTGCGTTACTACAAAAGTAA
- a CDS encoding cysteine desulfurase: MDTIYLDNAATTPMHDEVLQAMLPYLKQNFGNPSTTYSIGRTAKAAIESARKTLAQLINAHPSEIIFTAGGTEANNLAIKSAVAHLGIERIITSVIEHSCVKNTVQYLHDFNGIELIKLPVDELGIINLEALETLLQNSSKKTLVTLMHANNEIGTLLDIKKVSELCQHYQAVFHSDTVQTFGHYQLDVQTVPIDFLSGAAHKFHGPKGVGFLYRKKINKIEPQIHGGGQERGMRSGTENVSGIVGLAKAAEIAYAHLEKEMQQIKALKQYTIEQLNEKISNISFNGPTDDRALYTVLNIALPNNDKTAMIIFALDMEGICVSGGSACNSGAIMGSPVIQALGKQNDTVPIRISFSKNTTKKEIDVFVEKLAAIL; encoded by the coding sequence GTGGATACTATTTACTTAGATAATGCTGCTACAACACCAATGCACGACGAAGTGTTACAGGCAATGTTACCTTATTTAAAACAAAATTTTGGAAATCCTTCTACTACATACAGTATTGGAAGAACAGCCAAAGCAGCTATAGAATCTGCTAGAAAAACACTCGCTCAGCTAATTAATGCACATCCATCAGAAATTATTTTTACTGCTGGTGGAACTGAAGCCAATAATTTAGCTATAAAAAGTGCAGTGGCACATTTAGGTATTGAAAGAATTATTACTTCTGTGATTGAACACAGTTGTGTTAAAAATACAGTACAGTATTTGCACGATTTTAATGGTATTGAGTTGATAAAATTACCTGTTGATGAGTTAGGAATTATCAATTTAGAAGCACTAGAAACTTTGCTACAAAACAGTTCTAAAAAAACATTAGTTACATTAATGCACGCTAATAATGAAATTGGTACTTTGTTGGATATAAAAAAAGTATCCGAATTATGTCAGCACTACCAAGCAGTTTTTCATTCAGATACGGTGCAAACATTTGGTCATTATCAGCTAGATGTACAAACTGTTCCTATAGATTTTTTGTCAGGTGCAGCACATAAGTTTCATGGACCTAAAGGTGTTGGTTTTTTATATAGAAAAAAAATAAATAAAATTGAACCACAAATTCATGGAGGCGGACAGGAGCGAGGCATGCGTTCTGGAACGGAAAATGTAAGTGGAATTGTTGGCTTAGCTAAAGCAGCAGAAATTGCCTATGCTCATTTAGAAAAAGAGATGCAACAAATTAAAGCATTGAAACAATATACCATTGAACAATTGAATGAAAAAATAAGTAATATTTCGTTTAATGGACCAACTGATGATAGAGCGTTGTATACTGTTTTGAATATTGCTTTGCCTAATAATGATAAAACAGCGATGATTATTTTTGCATTAGATATGGAAGGCATTTGTGTTTCTGGTGGAAGTGCTTGTAACAGTGGTGCTATAATGGGTTCGCCAGTAATTCAAGCATTAGGAAAACAAAATGATACGGTACCTATTCGTATCTCATTTTCAAAAAATACTACCAAAAAAGAAATAGATGTTTTTGTAGAAAAATTAGCAGCAATACTATAA